The Montipora capricornis isolate CH-2021 chromosome 6, ASM3666992v2, whole genome shotgun sequence genome has a window encoding:
- the LOC138052380 gene encoding uncharacterized protein, with product MVTPRYMRLNSHSIRLTLCLREKRKVMTANEGRRPVAFGTTLNRELLPLKVPSNRFGNELGLRGAPNRGPGCYDNAEVSGFIYELERRPVCKRGYSVGARTAPRFPKPSHMDIPGPPTYQGIISKPILFEEAFKSFNVGASRFPAINKDYEAHPGPGSYEFDAKRDRKVKFHGSFGGPQTLITSVTIKCNEFGETDICKSCKTAPVGDYYEYKKVHFCRKCYEHHLTTGEKYSKSYLRSFYKVRDCSNIHHHEGTNAKLMLKTERDLKKQRFREAYMSLYF from the exons ATGGTGACACCGCGATACATGCGACTAAACAGCCATTCCATTCGTTTGACTTTGTGCCTCCGAGAAAAGCGCAAAGTTATGACTGCCAACGAAG GGCGAAGACCAGTTGCTTTTGGTACAACTCTTAATCGCGAACTTCTGCCGCTGAAAGTTCCATCAAATCGCTTTGGAAACGAGCTTGGTTTGCGCGGCGCTCCTAACCGTGGTCCAGGATGTTACGATAATGCCGAG GTTAGTGGCTTCATTTATGAACTTGAAAGAAGACCTGTTTGTAAAAGAGGCTACTCAGTTGGTGCTAGAACAGCTCCTAGATTTCCTAAACCGTCTCAT ATGGATATCCCTGGTCCACCCACTTATCAGGGGATCATAAGCAAGCCGATTCTCTTTGAGGAAGCATTTAAATCCTTTAATGTTGGTGCTTCAAGGTTTCCTGCAATTAATAAG GATTATGAGGCACATCCTGG ACCTGGATCCTATGAGTTTGATGCCAAGAGAGACAGGAAAGTTAAATTCCATGGTTCCTTTGGTGGACCACAGACGCTTATAACATCTGTCACGATCAAATGCAATGAGTTTGGAGAAACGGATATT TGCAAGTCTTGTAAAACTGCACCCGTTGGAGATTACTATGAATACAAGAAAGTTCATTTTTGTCGGAAATGTTACGAACACCATTTAACAACTGGAGAAAAGTATTCTAAAAG TTACCTTCGGTCGTTTTACAAAGTTAGAGACTGTTCAAATATTCACCATCACGAAGGAACCAACGCTAAATTAATG CTTAAGACAGAGCGAGACCTCAAGAAGCAAAGATTTCGAGAAGCATACATGAGcttgtatttctag